DNA from Brassica napus cultivar Da-Ae chromosome C4, Da-Ae, whole genome shotgun sequence:
ACCAAAAAGAGATGagtatacaaaaaaattattcacaCACTTATAATTGACTAACCACAAACATATAAAATCACTTCAATTTGTTCATAAAATTTCactttgatttaaatttgcTCTTTGAGTACAAATATTAGTATAaagttttctgttttatttctttttgtcttGCCTTGCATATTTAACATGTAGTTTATGgcttttttggtttattatatCCATTAGTGTATTTACTATTCCATCTTCAAACGAAAAAAATCTTACAGATCCAACTGAAAATATCAGCATGTAACAGAGAAACATCAATCTATGAAGCAAATCAAGAAGTAAAAGTCGGTAAACAATGAAAAGTAATTAAATCtgaatatataagataaatgatAAGCGTTACATAACACTTGCCTAAACCATTCAAACCCTAGTAAATATACTCTAAATATAAATCGTATGTTGATGTGAAAGCAAAGTTGATAAATTATATGTATAGAGAACCGTCAAAATACCTTTGatattaagaatatatatgaATTTGATTGTCTGAACGCCTATTTTCTGGATGATGCACTCAATCTGAAAAATAATTTGAGATATCAAACAcctgaaacaaacaaacaaaaaagttgAAAGCAGCGAGATGGAAAAATTTACCAAGAAACGTCTGAAACAATTAACACATACACGTAGCTAACATATACAGATCTCtgcttaatttgttttaaaatataaccatTGTTCCTATAACAGCACCATTGTCATCTTCAACACTTCACGTTTTTCTCGTCTCTGCAACCGTACATAAACCTGTTTATTTACGGGAAATCTGAAACATTGAAATAACAGGGGAAAAATGTTATTCCAAGTGTGTTTTCAACATATATCTGTGTAGTAGAAATACTCTTTAACAATCTGATCCTTTAGGAGGTGAATTAATAGAAGcgcttaactttaaaaaaaaaaagccttcCTGTGATTTTACCACGTTagtgtatgtttttttatcttcCGTCTTCTCTCTTTCTGGCGGATCTTACCATGAATCTCCAGCAGTTCGTATAATTCAGATCCACGCTTTCTCGAACCTTCTTGGTCCTAAACATGTTCTGATGAAGCAATAAGATAGTGTCACTGCTAAATATGAGTTGTTGAGATCCTTTCCTCAGAAATTGAACTCTGCTCTAGTTCAAAACATTCATTATATATGGCCCCAATtttgaattagggttttgaaATAGAAGAAGGAGCATATCTCTGTTATGACTGATTTggagtttttcttttgtttacgTATCGAATCTGGAAGATATAGGAGTAGAGATGTCAAACAGGTTTACCCATCCCGTTCCATCCCGTACCGCGGCGGATTAGTCGTCGAGCGGGTTACAGCGGGCCTGTCTTGCGCGAGCTGCGGTCTTCAAATTGCCGGCCTAAACCCGTACCGCATAATATATAGGCCTTGCCGGGCCGTCCCACGGGACACCTCCTTATCAAACCGCCTGCTACAGCTTCTTTCATGAATGTTCAAGTAGAAGAATTGTGTAAGAGAGTTGAAGAGAGCTCATTAAGCTTCACTAAAGCCTTTTCAAAATCAATGCCACAAAGCTCCATTTGTGCGTGCGTTCTTGAGTTAAAAGCTTTCTTTTGTTATCAGCATAAgcttttgttgagtttgaatctgattgagTTGTTGTCTTTATAATTATTTGGCTCAAATGTTGTATGCCTTCATCAAaccatttctttttttaattatttggattgaaaaaaaattcgtGAATCACTTTGCCAAATTATACAAGTGACGTGATATACAATTAATTTTTCTCCTAAACAACACTAttgtaaccaaatttaatttaaaaaaaacaccaCTTCACAGtactgaaaacaaaatcaatcaacttaaacaagaaatatcacattgttataaagaaattcatagttgtgtgtaataaaaagagaaaaccaaatcaaaacaccacGAGAGCTCGAATCGCCATCGCTGGAGCTGGAGTCATCATCGCCTGAGCTCGAACCATTATCCCCGGAGCTTGAATCATCATCGCAAGAACTCCTTATGTTTTCTAGGGAGAAAGTCACAAGAATCGCTCTCTTCTCACTCTCTTTCTCGTTATTTtaggtaaaataagaaatgaagaaaaaaaaaatgcggGTCCATGTTATCCCACATGACCCGTTTCGGCCCATCCCGCAAAAGACCCAATCTTGCAAAAACCCGTCCCGCGAGGCCCGCAAATTTACGGGCCTAGAAAACCTCGTCCCAATACCGTACTGCGACTGTCCTTTACGGACCAGACCCGCGGTCCAGATCCATGATTGCCATCTCTATATAGGAGCAATGAAAATTGAAAAGAATAAGATCGTGGAGCATGGGCTATTCCAAAAAACGTTGATAcggttaatttttttcttaagcgtttcttttttcttaaacattatctagtttgatttttttttaattgtaaacatATCTTATGTGGTAGAATTTGATTGGATAGGTGACTTGTGCTTTGTATATAAAGGATAAGTTCTCCGTAATGAACATAAATCGGCAAAAAAAGAAACTGCTTCAAAAACAACTGGATCTTGACAACCAGTGAAAAAAAgtagaagaagttaaaaaataaaGGGAAAAATAAACTCCTGTCGAAAATATCGCAAAGGTGGACATTTAACCATTTCATTAAAGGTATTTTCtcgttactttttttttttggtagggtGCAGGAGACATAAGTCTCCTACTCTTTATTCAAATCATAAAACTCATTACATGCAAATTTGCCGAGATCTAGATACCCTCTGCAAGTCCTCCAACAAAACATAAGCAACACAATCTAGGACATCTTCAAAGAAATGTAACCCAAACGATAGAGAAAACGCATAGTTAGCCAATCCATCCGCCAGATAATTAGCCTCCCTATACACATGAGAAATTTTGACTAACCAGTCTCTTGATATGAAGCCATAGCACAGACGTACTAGCTAGGAACGACAGGGGATGAGAATCATGGATCCCTGTCTGAAGAAAACCCGCCACACTCTCCGAATCAACCTCCAACTCCAACCGACGAATCCCACGGTCCCATGCTATACACAAGCCATAGTATACTCCCCACAACTCCACCAAAGGAACTGAACAGATGCCTATGTTTATTGCAAAACCCCCATTCCATTCTCCATACTCATCGCGAATAGCCCCACCCGCCGTAGCAAGTCCCGGGTTACCTCTAGATGCTCCATCCGTGTTCAGTTTGAACCAGCCATTTGTTGGTCGATTCCATGAGATCGGCTTCTCCACACGTTCCCGGCTCTGCCCATGTTCCTTTAGTTTTACATTTGCTTCTATCACCTCCCGAGCCTTATCCTGAAGGAACTGCACCCTGTCTCGACATTTTCCTTCCTCTCCAAAAACATACCCACATCTTCATTTCCAGCACCACCAAACAGTCAGAGAAAACAGTGTTGGCCATAGCTCCCCCAATCCTGGTCTATTCCTTGCAAGGTTGTCATAAAGCCATTCTAGGAGAGGTTGGTCAAAGAACCGTTGTTGTCTGCTTAGGGGAACAAATCGCACCCATAACCCCGCAGCTACCGGACAGTCTCGAAGAACATGAAGAATGGTTTCTTCTCCCCCCTTACACAATGGACACATACTATTCTCACTCAAATGTCTGGTTTCCGTTCCATGTTTGTCATGATCACCTGATGAGTTACCAGCCATAGGAAGACTCGTACACGTTCTGGAGTAGTGACACGCCAAACCCGCTGATATAAGGCTTCCATATTAGGTCTCGGCTCCACATCCCTGGTTAAGAAAGCATAAGCTGAGTTCACAGAAAATAAACCATCCTTGCTCCCTCCCCACGACATTCTATCCCTTGCACCCGTAACATCATTAATCACCACTGAAGCCAACCTTAGATGATTTGGCATTGACATATACGGTTCTATTATATGCATTTCCCAACCAGCGCCAGTTTGCCAAAGATCCCGAGCTCGTACCTCCACCATCTCTTCCGGAATATCCATTGTACTCAACTCAGATAGTGGCTCATTCAACAACCAATTATCCTTCCAAAAACGTACTCGACGACCATCACCAAGAACCCAAGCCAAACTCGGGACAACAACCTCACGCAGCCCCAATACCAAACTTTTCCATGTTGGTGACCAAGTTCCTTTAACGCTTAACCAAGATAAATCATCCAACTCGCCAACTCGAAATTTTTTTCGCAGAATCTTAACCCATAGGCCATCCTGTGTGTTCAGCAACCTCCAGCCTAGCTTTGCTAGTAGAGCAATATTCATTTCTTTAGCTAACCTTATCCCCAGCCCACCTTCACTCTTCGGTTTACAGATTTTTCCCCAAGAGACCAGATGATGTTTCCTGTTTCCCTCACTGCTCCCCCAAATAAACGACCGAGCAATTTTATCAAGTTGATCCAAAGTAGATATCGACAGAGCGATGGTACTCATCGTATGTACTGGAATCGATGCGAGAACAGACTTTGTAAGCATGATCCTCCCTGCCAAGCTCAAGAATCTCCTTTTCCATCCCGCAAGTTTAGACGACACTCAATTACTTCCCCAAACGTCTctttattaattcttttttgCAACACCGGCATGCCCAAGTACTTTCCCAACTCTTTTGTTCCTCTGATTCCACTCTCAGTACTTATGGAATTCGCTAAGTCCCGATGAACATTTGCAGAGAAGAAAATCAAAGATTTCTCAAGACTTACTTTCTGCCCAGAATCTCCACAAAATCTCTCTAGCACCTTCCTAATCACCCGAATTTGTGAGATTGAGGCCTCAGAAAACAAGATCAGATCATCTGCAAAACAAACATGGGATAAAGCTGGTCCACCCCTAGATAGACTGATTGGTTTCCACTCCTTCTTGGCCACAGAAAGATCAATTTGATGGCACAAGCGCTCCATGCATAATACAAATAAGTATGGTGAGAAAGGATCGCCCTGCCGAAGTCCACGTTGAGGTGTAAAAGCTTCTGTCCTCTCTCCATTCCACAATAGACTCATTCCCGGGTTTGTCACGCACTGCATGATCCATTGAATCCATATCCCGGGTAGTTTTGCTGCGTAAAGAGTATCCTCTAGGAAATCCCACCTGATTCGGTCATATGCTTTCTCGAGATCCAACTTGAGCAGCATCCAACCTTTGCGTCCTTTCTTTTTCCTCATTGAGTGAACCGCTTCCTGGGCCACAACAATATTGTATGTACTAAGCCGGCCTGGGATGAAGCTGGCTTGCGCTGGACCATAAGCTTGGGCATAagtttcttcaatctcaacaccaTCGCTTTAGTTATTATCTTGAGCAAGACATTACATAAACTGATTGGTCGGAATTGCATGATTCTTTCTAGCTTGAAGACCTTCGGTATTAAGACCAGCATTGCATCATTCATACCCGTAGTAAGAACATCTGATTCAAAGAACTCAAGCCCACACCGAGTTACCGACTCCCCCACTACTTCCCATGAATCTTGGTAAAAGACCGGTTGAAACCCATCTGGTCCTGGAGCTTTAAACTTCCCCATGGATCGCATCGAAATCTCAACATCCACTGCAGAGAACGGTTTATTGAGTATCTCCTTCTCACCCCTCGTAAGTTCAGTGAAGCCTTCTTGAGAAAGTTTTTCTGTATCCAAATTGATATCTTCCGTTGAGTACATGCGTTTATAATAAGCTATGGCCAGCTTTTCTAACTCCTCTGACTGATCTACCCAGCGCCCCTCATCATCCTTCAGCATTTCAATTATGTTCCTCTTCCTCCGAACAATTGTATTCGTATGATAGTAATTCGTATTCCTATCACCAAACACTATCCACTTTTCAGGTTATTTTTGGTACCAGAGCATCTCCTCTTGTTCTAGAACCACATCAAACTCCTTCTGTAAGCCAGCTTCCCTTAACAACAAATCATCAGTTGGGTTCCTCTCCAGCTCCTCCTGAATTCCCTTGATGTCACTGATTAGTTTTCCTTTCCGTTGCTTTACATCCCCAAATATCTCCTTATTCCATTTTTTGAGCTTTGCTTTCAACGCCACAAGTGCCTCAGGCGTACGCATCTCCCCATTCCAAGATGCCGCAAGTATCTCCTTAAAACCTTCATGTTTGAGCCATGCCGCCTCAAATCGAAAAGGTCTCCTCTTGGGGTTACCTCTCTGTTCAGGCTCTAGTTGCACATAGGCTGGTGTATGGTCTGATGCTAGAAAGGGAAGATGAGAAACTACTGCCTCCTGCCATCTTACTCGTGTCTGAGCACTACACAAGACTCTGTCCAAACGTTTAGCCACAAAGTTCCGGGTATCTTTCCCTCTTCTCCATGTGAAAGTGTTACCTCTAAAACCCATATCCACCAAAGCTAGCTCATTTATCCATTCTCCAAAAGCTAGAGAGTCCGGTGAAAGTCTACCATTGCCCCCTGACCTCTCATCCAACCGCAGTATAGTATTAAAATCTCCACCTACCAATACTGGTTCATCAATATTTTCAATTACCCGCTTCAAGTCTCCCCATAACCCACTCCTACGACTCACTGTAGGCACAGCATAGACAGCTATGAGGTGAATTACCTCACTCCCAATCTCAACACGTGCATGAATAAACTGTTCTGACGATTCCAAGATCGTTAGAGCTCCAGCATGATTCCTCCACAACAACCAAATACCACCACTCTGACCAACGGCGTCCACCCGAAAAGAGTTATCAAAGCCTAGACTCTGACATATTTTCATCGCTTTATTCCCTCCCGCATGGGTCTCAAATAACGCAAGAAAATCAGTATCGAACTTCTTCAAAATATACCGAATAGAACGTCGGAAATTGGGTTTATTTGCCCTTCGACAATTCCAGAAAATGCAATTCATCATCTTTATTACGATAAGGTCTAATTGGATTACCGGGGAACCCTGTCATGTGAGGTCCAAAATCCTTCCGTCCCCCTGCTCTTCCATCTGCGTCTCCGTCTCCCTTTGTTCCATCTCACTAATGGTACTATCCATCGGATTCTCCAACTCTTCATCTCTTAGTTGCAATGGCTTTACCGTAACTCTGGGTTCCGCCACACTCTCCCTGAAGGCACCCCCAGCTCTCCCTGCCTCCAAACTTTCCACTCGCAGTCGTTTCCTCGACTCCGATAGACTGACTTCCCCTTTAGTGGGCCCAAACACCAAACCTCTAGCGGgtttattgtttaaatttttgggCCTTCCTCGTGCTCCTTCTACTACTTTCTTCCCAGCCCATTTCTCCTTGTTCACCATTTTCGAATCCTTTCTTATATTCACCTTCCCTCTCCAAAGATTAGAGTCTCTTTCCCTTGCAAAATTTCCTTGTTCTCATTTCTTTTGATGTTCATAATCTGATTCTCCTTGATCTCCTCGCCAGACACAATCTCTTCTCTTGATTCACTTCGATCTGTATCCAGCTCTAAACTACCAAATTTGTTGGATATCGCAATGTTTGCGATTCCCCCGGTCCGCGGGATCTCTTGGACATTCCTGTCTGTCTCCCCGCCGGCTTCCGCAGTCCTGCCGTTCACCAGTCGATGCAGTATCTGCGTCCCTCTTCTTGAGCTCCTCACCGGAGTAAAACCATTCTCCTGCACTATTGGTTCTTGTCTAGTGGGTGATCGCGTAGCTGACTGTGCCTCCGTCTGTATAGCTACTTCAGCCAATCTTTCCGCAATTGTTCTTGGGCATCCATGAACCAAGTGTCCATAAATTCCGCATTTTGAACAGATCTCAGCTAACCCTTCGTAAGCTACAAAGTATCTCTCTCCGTTAATTAGGACTGTCCCTTTCAACGGCTTTGCAAGATTAACTTCTACACAAACTCTCGCAAACCTTGCTCTTTCAAACT
Protein-coding regions in this window:
- the LOC125586109 gene encoding uncharacterized protein LOC125586109, whose translation is MVRFEKEGEYLAALTGGPWRAFGSYLMVRAWSPEFDPLRDDTITTPVWIWLTNIPVNFYHRSILMGISKGLGKPVRVDLTTLKFERARFARVCVEVNLAKPLKGTVLINGERYFVAYEGLAEICSKCGIYGHLVHGCPRTIAERLAEVAIQTEAQSATRSPTRQEPIVQENGFTPVRSSRRGTQILHRLVNGRTAEAGGETDRNVQEIPRTGGIANIAISNKFGSLELDTDRSESREEIVSGEEIKENQIMNIKRNENKEILQGKETLIFGEGR
- the LOC125586108 gene encoding uncharacterized protein LOC125586108, whose product is MKICQSLGFDNSFRVDAVGQSGGIWLLWRNHAGALTILESSEQFIHARVEIGSEVIHLIAVYAVPTVSRRSGLWGDLKRVIENIDEPVLVGGDFNTILRLDERSGGNGRLSPDSLAFGEWINELALVDMGFRGNTFTWRRGKDTRNFVAKRLDRVLCSAQTRVRWQEAVVSHLPFLASDHTPAYVQLEPEQRGNPKRRPFRFEAAWLKHEGFKEILAASWNGEMRTPEALVALKAKLKKWNKEIFGDVKQRKGKLISDIKGIQEELERNPTDDLLLREAGLQKEFDVVLEQEEMLWYQK